From Trichoderma atroviride chromosome 1, complete sequence, one genomic window encodes:
- a CDS encoding uncharacterized protein (EggNog:ENOG41), with protein sequence MSADTTPISPSRFASAIKDLSIGMLHLKVLEIRNSIAHLQYSNDQLKPFAEGTSVALGGEPTSTSAEPDQDCIDAIKENELVIDRMAERLAIVRVEVEDRGISWTEFQSQDEVTATATAAATNTDAGVEGIEEAAINGLVNGELDASQPGETRHSAWTDGTFQTGTISNGQVRFDSQPTGQNAPSSGNAAQSTTQGGEGQDNTEEDGLHL encoded by the coding sequence atgtcCGCCGACACAACCCCCATCTCACCCTCCCGCTTCGCCTCCGCCATCAAAGACCTCTCCATCGGCATGCTTCACCTCAAAGTCCTCGAAATCCGCAACTCCATCGCCCACCTCCAATACTCCAACGACCAGCTCAAGCCCTTTGCAGAAGGCACATCCGTCGCGCTCGGCGGCGAACCCACTTCCACCAGCGCAGAGCCAGACCAGGACTGcatcgacgccatcaaggaAAACGAGCTCGTCATCGACCGCATGGCAGAGCGCCTGGCCATTGTCCGCGTGGAGGTGGAAGACCGAGGCATCAGCTGGACCGAGTTTCAGAGCCAAGATGAGGTGacagcgacggcgacggcggcggcgacaaaCACAGATGCGGGCGTCGAGGGGATTGAAGAGGCTGCTATAAACGGGCTTGTTAATGGAGAGCTTGATGCTAGCCAGCCCGGCGAGACGAGGCATTCGGCTTGGACGGACGGCACATTTCAGACCGGCACGATATCAAACGGCCAAGTACGGTTTGATAGCCAACCGACAGGACAAAATGCGCCATCCAGTGGTAATGCTGCACAATCAACGACGCAAGGGGGAGAAGGCCAAGATAATACTGAGGAGGATGGTCTGCATCTCTAA
- a CDS encoding uncharacterized protein (EggNog:ENOG41~SECRETED:SignalP(1-23)) — protein MSFPVALQSAIFYLLACTPCAEVRHRHKAKGQAKKERVEKAKLETQQPGLYRHPSPFNTNPYWQEEIRMGPSLPKKSASKNSSQRGLMSAGGETTGGEISALSLSGRTNTGDSHTNFGDSTLVVSQDGILSDDWNSRHGYQREDEELWGADWTGHKLKDAFSKARDSAGKLIESTLGMDKEVTEEERRQFYAAPRNPPVNDLHPPVVSSKLPHKEAHKWMLQPPPSAKVMEGKVPVSRAMSASSRTSARTAASGRTAASGEERLARQLQEKLVREKIMKELPTESELIDSLFVSRTRSTRSDLTRTRSLSFDGGSDEALDNRRRNNRLRALAVPPGYEESEDEYEDIFTPRITKSTSNSSQPGHAAQRPKLETITSSEGSNRSRSKRSRRHRSTRKKNLPGTGSPVGDDSD, from the coding sequence ATGTCCTTCCCCGTCGCGCTACAGTCGGCCATCTTCTACCTGCTTGCCTGCACACCATGCGCTGAGGTACGGCATCGtcacaaggccaagggccaggccaagaaagagagggtAGAAAAGGCGAAACTGGAGACGCAGCAACCTGGCTTATATCGACATCCCTCACCGTTCAACACCAATCCCTACTGGCAAGAAGAGATTCGCATGGGACCTAGCTTGCCGAAGAAATCGGCCAGCAAGAACTCAAGCCAACGGGGGCTGATGAGCGCGGGAGGAGAGACGACGGGAGGAGAGATCAGTGCACTTAGCCTATCAGGGCGGACAAACACTGGCGATAGCCACACCAATTTCGGAGACAGCACGTTGGTGGTATCACAGGATGGCATTCTATCAGATGACTGGAATTCGCGGCACGGATACCAGcgcgaggacgaggagctaTGGGGAGCAGATTGGACTGGCCACAAATTAAAAGACGCCTTTTCCAAAGCGAGGGATTCGGCTGGAAAGCTAATTGAATCAACACTGGGCATGGATAAAGAAGTAACAGAGGAGGAACGCCGTCAATTTTATGCGGCCCCACGAAACCCACCGGTCAACGACCTTCACCCACCCGTCGTCAGCAGCAAACTGCCTCACAAGGAGGCTCACAAATGGATGCTGCAGCCACCTCCGTCTGCCAAGGTTATGGAAGGCAAGGTGCCTGTCAGCAGAGCCATGAGCGCTAGTAGCAGAACAAGCGCGAGGACAGCTGCAAGTGGGAGGACAGCTGCTAGCGGAGAGGAAAGACTGGCTCGCCAACTGCAGGAAAAGCTGGTCAGAGAGAAGATTATGAAGGAATTACCGACGGAATCTGAGCTGATCGACTCACTCTTCGTTTCCCGAACTCGCAGCACCCGATCTGATTTGACACGGACACGTAGCCTGTCATTTGACGGCGGCTCTGACGAGGCATTGGATAACCGAAGACGGAACAACCGCTTGAGAGCATTGGCTGTTCCTCCCGGATACGAAGAGTCAGAGGATGAGTACGAAGATATATTCACACCTCGCATCACCAAGAGCACCAGCAACTCTAGTCAGCCTGGACACGCTGCGCAACGACCGAAGCTGGAAACTATCACCAGCAGTGAAGGCAGCAACCGATCACGGTCAAAGAGGTCAAGACGGCACAGATCTACCAGGAAGAAGAACCTGCCTGGAACGGGATCACCTGTTGGAGATGACTCTGACTAA